In one Dama dama isolate Ldn47 chromosome 5, ASM3311817v1, whole genome shotgun sequence genomic region, the following are encoded:
- the NME2 gene encoding nucleoside diphosphate kinase B gives MAHAERTFIAIKPDGVQRGLVGEIIKRFEQKGFRLVAMKFLQASEELLKQHYIDLKDRPFFPGLVKYMNSGPVVAMVWEGLNVVKTGRVMLGETNPADSKPGTIRGDFCIQVGRNIIHGSDSVKSAEKEISLWFKPEELIEYKSCAVDWIYE, from the exons ATGGCCCACGCGGAGCGCACCTTTATTGCTATCAAGCCCGACGGCGTGCAGCGCGGCCTGGTGGGCGAGATCATCAAGCGCTTCGAGCAGAAGGGATTCCGCCTTGTGGCCATGAAGTTCCTTCAG GCCTCTGAGGAACTCCTGAAGCAGCACTACATTGACCTGAAAGACCGCCCATTCTTTCCAGGGCTGGTGAAGTACATGAACTCAGGGCCAGTTGTGGCCATG GTCTGGGAGGGCCTGAATGTAGTGAAGACAGGACGAGTGATGCTTGGGGAGACCAACCCAGCAGATTCTAAGCCAGGCACCATTCGTGGTGACTTCTGCATTCAAGTTGGCAG GAACATCATTCATGGCAGTGATTCAGTAAAAAGTGCTGAGAAAGAAATCAGCTTGTGGTTTAAGCCTGAAGAACTGATTGAATACAAGTCTTGTGCTGTTGACTGGATATATGAATGA